Sequence from the Miscanthus floridulus cultivar M001 chromosome 16, ASM1932011v1, whole genome shotgun sequence genome:
GGCCAGAAGGCAAGCACTCTGTGTCTTTCTGTGCAACTATTGCACTGTTACAAACTTCCATTTCATCTTTCACACGAGGAATATTACTGGCTTCAGGTTGTACAAGATTGGAACTTTCCTTCAAAGAAGTAGGCCTGCTGAAATCTACGGATATGCCACTTCCTTTGAGAACCATGTTAGAATGTCTACTATTATCTAGGTCTTCATGAGAATCAATCTTCCCTGCAACAAGATTGATGTCCCCATCTGCATGCTCATCAATAATATTCACGGTGCCTTCGCAAGATGGGCCCACTACATCTTTGTGTGAAATAGAAGCTTCTACAACACAAGCAGGAACTGTCCTGTTGTTATCAAGTTCCCCTTCATGGATATGGGCCATACATTCATCCAGGTGTCCATCATCAGCCTTTTCGTCGACAGCACATGACTCTTTCTCATCATATGTAGATGCACTAGAATAGCATGGCCTTATAACAACTTTTAAATTGGTATCAGGGGTTTCTGCAGATGCAACTTCAGCAGCAATCTCATCACACCCAACAAGGAGATGGTCATGATTTGCGTCATTTGATGACAAATCTTTAGCTTTGCTATTATTGCCAGCTTCGTTTACTTCGTCATTCACAACACATTCACTTTCAAGAATGGTTTGAATCCCATCCAGCTTCATTGCTGCCTGGAAATCAGAAGATGTATTCTTTGGTGCATTGTCATGGTTAGATCCAGACTGTTTTACACTAGAAACGGACAATACACCATCATCACCTGCATTGTTTTTTTGTGCTACAACCTTATCATCTTTTGGCTCATAGACTTTAGCAGGGATCGTAGAAGATCTAATAGATGTGACATTCCCACTCTCCCTACTTGGCTTTGACCTATTGCGCCGAACATATGCCTGGCTTTTGACACCAAGGCGTGACAAACCAGAAGCAGCAGGCTTTTTCGCATTTTTGTGACCATCACTGGGCAATGACTGCTTGGGTTGGGCTGCATTTAATCTTTTGGTTCCTCTTTTTACAACCTTTTCTTCAGCAATGTCGTTGTTACCTCCGCACAAAAGCATAAGATTGTCTGCTGTGTTGATTTCGTGGCACCGTGAACCTCCTGGTTTGTCGGTACTCTCGACTGAATCTCCAAGAGGTGATGCAGAAAAACTACGTTTAGCGTCACTGCAAATGAAGGCAAACAAATGGCTCCTAAGTGACATTATGATTTTGATAACTGCAATGAAATGATACATCAGGAAGCAACCATTACCTTATCACAGTTTGTGCTTCTATTTGATTTGTGAGAGAAGCGGAGTGTACACTGACTGTTTCTAGATGTACAAAATTGAAATCCAATGGGTTGCCTCCCTGCAATAAATAGAAGTAAGTAGGTACAGTGAAGGCAGAAATATAATCTAAGAGACAACATGACGCGGGCATACTTTCTCTAGAAATTCCAACTCTCTCCTACGCTCGTCGCAAACACCAGACTCCTGCCTGAGCTCCTCCTGAGCTTTCTCAATGGCCATACTGCATGGTGAAGATTTGGTGCCGACACCAACACCATAATCCATAATTCCACCCATCGAGCACGGCTCCGCATTCACCattgaagaaaagcagaagcatgCATCGCCTGCACGTCACCGAAAGCGGCAGTTCATTCTGACGGCAGCAGCAAACAGATGTATCCTTCCAGCGCGAACCACTGAAAGCAAAATCCGAAAGAAACAACACAAAAGACAGGCATAAACAAAGGACGAGAAGAAAAGGTTACACAACAACATTTTAATTAATGGTAATATAAGGCGCATTCAAAAGCCTGCGTTCTGACAGTACACCTGAGCGCGGAAAAGGGAGTGCTGCTTGCAATAGGCCATTGCCAATTTGGCATAGGGCAGCATCACAATGCATGTATGGAGGTTACATTTAGGCATGTGGTTATCATCATGCAAGCACACTTATCCACAGCTGACTGATGGAGCATCCCATGGACACCAACGAGACTAAAAATGAAGCAGGGGTCATCACCTCCAGCCTAGGCCAGAGCTTCCCCTGACAGGAGTGGCTCAGTCAGTGGGCACGCTCCAGCCTCGTATAACCATTGCCCACACAACCCAACAACGCCTCAGGCGACCCTGGGGCGCCGAATTGGGCCTAAAAACGGCGTGTGAAGGAGGATGACACGTACCTCGAGTAATCACCGGCGCACggacctagggttagggtttgggcagAGGAGGGCGGGCAGCCACGGAGGGGGTGCAGACGGGTCGCGGGGGCACTGGGGAAGTCTGCCGGAGGATTGTGCAGCGGAGGAGGCCCGCGAGGCGGCCGCCAGAGGTGGCCGTGGCgccggtggggtggggtggggcggGGCGTGGAGGCGGGAAGGAGCGCGAGGAGAGGGAAGCAGTTCAGGCCCTGTGCCTGTGCGTTGTTGTCCGGGCGGGGCGGGCGGGTGCCGAGGCCCGAGGGGTCCGCGCCGCTGTCCGCTCGCGCTCGCCCTCGCCTCGTCTCGTCTCGACCCGATCGCTCTTGTGTCGGACTTTCGGCTCCACTCTCTGCGTCTTCTCTTAGAGACTTTTCCCTACAAGCCATTATAAAAGTTTCTAATTCCTTCTCTGCCACTGAAATTTTGGCTGCCCCTCCTCAGTCCTTCGCGCAAAGTTTTCTGGTCGTGTGTGCCACTTCCGTCAGGTTACAGAGTGACGACCGGTAATGGAGGGATAGGAAGACCTTTTTGCCCCTATGTTCAGTTAAGTCCCACGAAAAACACCAGAGTCTGCCGACGGTCCTCATTTCTCGTCCTCTCTCGAgctcctctctctctcaaaacCCTAGCCGAAGGAACCAAGGCGGCGGCGAGAAGGGGCGGCGGTGACCAAGCACACGTGAGGAGGGGGTCTCATGGGGTAGGGATCAAGTGGTTGACCCACTGGATCCAAGGCCGCGTGCAGCGGGGGCCTTGGTTGAGGGTGACCGCGAGATCCAACCAAGGCGGCGACGAGAAGAGGCGGCGGTGACCAAGCAGATCTGCACACGTGAGGAGGGGATCTCATGGGGTAGGGATCAAGAGGTTGACCCACTGGATCCAAGGCCGCGTGCAGCAGGGGCCTTGGTTGAGGGTGACCGCGAGATCCAAGGAGTCGCCATGGTGGAGCCGGAGGTGCGCCCGGCGTGGCTTTCAGACGGGTAAgctgttgtcttcttcttctcttgttgTCCTCCATTGTCATGCACTTAGCCTAAGAGATTGTAGGTGCTTAGTTTGTTGCCGTAGATATGCCTTAATCGATGGGTGTTCGTATGTAGGATGGACCCCAAAACGAGCTACAGATTAGAAATAAGGATCGTTGCGACAAATTCTCGATGCCGTTGGTTTAGCATAAGCACAGTTGTAGATGCTGACACAACCAATTTCAAGGATTTGGTCGAAGACATTGTGGATAAGTACCCTTGTGGTTATGGTGACATTGTTGACATGTTCTACTACTGTGGTGAAACCAAGTCCAACATCAAAGTCAGCAGTGACCATGATTTAGTTACTATGTTTTCAAAAAATGCTAGTGCCAAGACCTGCTTGTTGACCTTTGCTTACCATCCTATGGGTACTGATACACCAGTCATTCCACTATGGCATGATTTAGCTGAAATGCCTAACTCCTCTATGCAAGCCTGTAACCTAGCTGAGCCTACACCAGCACCAACCCAAACACAAGCTTCCACTCAAACACAAGCTTCCTCTCAAACGGCAACAACCACTGATGATGACAACTACCTAAACAATCCTGAGCCACAGAATGAGCACGTGGGTGTGGATGAGGAGGGCATGTACATAGAATTAGAGCCACGGACCAAGGGTACTGATGCATTTGAGGAGGATGTACCTGTTTCTGACTCTGAATGGGAatctgattctgatgatgatgatgatgatgatgactatgaggaGGATGAGGCAGATGAAATGGTCAAAGATAAAGTTCCACTTAGTAATCCTGAAATAGTGTATGACAAAAATGACCCACCAATGACAGTAGGCAGCATCTATGAAAATATGTCTTGTTTTAGGTTGGCTTTGGCTACACATGCAATCAGAAATGAGTTTGAGTTTAACATAGAGAAGAGTGATCCAGGGAGGTACAGGGTCTACTGCAGTGCCAAAATTGATGGATGTAGGTGGAGGATTCTTGCATCTACAGGTGCAGACAAGACAACAGTGAAGGTAACTCTTGCCATCTTGCTTTTTTTGTTGATTTACTTATAAGAGATCTCTACTTATAATTGGTGTGACATATTTGCAGGTGAAGAAGAACCCATATCCTCATGACTGTCAGAGCACAAGAAGAGGTGGTAAAGTGAAGTGTGCAACCAAGTTTTGGGTTTGTGAAAAGGTGAAGGACTGGGTATTTGAGGATCCCAAGGTGTCAGCTATGGAGCTAcagaagaggatcaaggataaATTCAAGGTGGTTGTGCCTTACAAGAGAGTATATAATGGTAAGGAACTAGCCCACAGCCAATTATTTGGAGATTGGAGGTCCAGTTTTGACAATTTGTATAGGTTCAAGTTGCAAATTGAGGAATCTTGTCCAGGTAGCTTTGTAGTTATTGATCATCATACCATTAATAACAAGATTAGGTTCAATAGACTGTTCTTTGCCATGAAGCCATGTATTGATGGGTTTCTTCAAGGCTGTAGGCCATACTTGTCAGTTGATAGTACATTTCTCACGGGCAAGTTTAGAGGTCAGCTATGTGTAGCCTGTGCAGTAGATGGGCACAATTGGATGTATCCAGTTGCAGTTGGAGTCATAGATTCAGAAACAAATGAGAATTGGATATGGTTCATGGAGAGACTGAGAGATGTTATAGGGAGGCCACCAGGTCTGACCTTCTGTACTGATTGTGGTCAAGCAGTGATGGCCGGTGTGAGTGAGGTATTTCCTAATGCAGAGCACAGAGAGTgtatgtggcatcttgttcaaaATTTTAAGAAAAGGTTCCATGGACAGGTGTTTGATGATCATTTGTGGGCATCATCTTACAGTTGGAACTCATACCTTTTTGAGAAACACTGGTCAGCAATGGCAGCAGCTAAGCCAGCAGCTATGGTTTATCTACAGCAGAACCATAAGAAGCTATGGACCAGAAGTCAATTTGGAGTCACATGTAAGATAGACTATGTCACAAATAATTTAGCTGAGAGCTTCAACAACTGGATCAAAGGTGAAAAAGGCAGGAATTTGGATGACTTGCTTGATACAATCAGACAAAAGTTATTAATCAAATGGAACCACAGAAGGAAGATTGCAAGGCAGATGCAGGACAAGATACTTCCACACATTGTGGACAAGCTGAAGGAGCAAAGCAGAAACCTAGATATTGATGTCATAACTAGCGGCGATGGTATTGCAGAgttgtgtgcaagaggaggatcaAGCTTCAGATTTGTTGTGAATTTGGAACAAAGGACTTGCACTTGTAGGGCTTGGCAGGTTTCAGGCCTACCATGTAAGCATGCACTGGCCTACATCACTAGCATAAGAGGAGAGAAAATTGAAGACCATGTGGACAACTACTACTCAGTGCAGAAGTTCAGGTCAGCTTATGAGGGTATCATCCCTGCCATTCCTGATAAGTCCATGTGGCCCAAATCTGATCATGGCTTCTTCATGCATCCACCTCTTCTCAAATCAACTGCTGGTAGAAGGAAGACAAGGTTCAGAGGAGCTGCTGAAGGTGGCAACAAAGGCAATAAAGGCAGGCACCAGTGCCCTATTTGCCATGAATATGGGCATCACTGGTACACTTGTAAAGATGGAGATCCTGCAGACATTGCAGCAATGCTTGCTGATAGGTGAGATTCTTTGTTTCAGATTTTTGTGTTGGGTTGTATGTGACATACTTAGCAGCTATGACAGTTTGTATTTATCTACTGCAGGGGACCACctaaaaggaagaagaaaaaggcaaCCCCAGCCTCAACTGAAACAAGCATTGTTCCTGTTCCTACCAGAATGGTGTTCCCTGATTTGCCCCCTGGTACAACTGCCACAACTGAAGCAACTGCTGGAAATAAGAGGAAAACAACATCAGCAGGTtctaagaaatcaaagagctcatCCTCTGCCTCAGCAGCTTCAATCAGGTACAACTATCACATATACCTGATCAATGTAGTATCATCAGATAGCAAATGTCCTGTTAGATGCCTGTTTACCATGTTGATCCAATGCATAACTCGGGAATATATTTGTTGAATCAGTGCTAAAATAATTTGCTGGATTCAGTGTCACACTCTGAGACAATAATTCATCCATCTGAGGAGCCAACAAGTCTAACAATATTTAAAAATCAGATACTGTGGTGTATTTGCACTTAGATAAAACTGAAATCATCCAACTCCATAAACTTGCACTTGAAAAAAGAATCCGAAGAGTAATCTTTTAAATTAGCTTTGACATAGTCCAGTGATATCCTGAAGTGCTTTTCTTCCAGATTGGCCCTGGTTAGGTAATATCTCTCGGTAATCATTTTCTTCTGCAATGTCATTGTCTTCATCAATTCGGAAGCATAAAAGCTCAGGAATTGAACCCATATGCTCTGAAAGGGGTCAATGGATTTTCACCATTATCCTGTTTGTTGGCAGCATTTGAGAAACATGACGCTACAACATCAGAAGTAATGAAAGAACCCTTATGTCCCAATCCACTTGAACCAAAAATATCTGTTATTCTGCCATCAATACTTACACTGTGTTGTCTTCCATCATCATTAAACAAACAGTTTGCAGCTTTCCCTGACATAGTTGTCTGACGCATGCCACTTACTGTGCTCATCTTATATTTATTAGAGGTATCAGAATTAAATGTACCAAATTGTCTGGAATCATGAACGCTCCCAAATGTACTTTCTTCAGTAGTTGAGCTATCCAATGGAAGAGAAAAATCAAAGCTCTCAAATTGTGGCATTGCATCATTAAATTCCACAGAGTCATCATCCTTTTGCCTTGGGGTAGTATCATCAGATAGCAAATGTCCTATTAGATCTTCACTTCTAAATTTCCTATCAACTTCCACGCCAGAGTTCCAAAATGGAGAAGAACTGAAACACATACCTCTTGACTGTAGAGTTCCATAGAGCTGCTAGCCAATGGAGAACTTGCAGCAACATCAAAAATATTTTGTAACTGTGCTTGATAGTTTTGGAGGTCCATTTCTTCAATTACATTCCTGCTGCTGATACCATTACTAAAATTAGGTGATAAAACCTTTGCACTAGAAGAGTTATAGAGAGCAACCTCAGATAGGCTGAACCTATCTCCTTCAACTCCTTTTCAGAATATTTTATTTTTGTGGCTAGTTGCTTTAGTCCAGATTATCTGACAGAAGCTTCATCTCATCTAGTTTAGCTTTTTATCTGGTACTGCTTTTACTCCTAAGCAAACCAAGGCACTAACCCAATACTTTTTTTTGCTTTAGAAGATCTGGAACAGGCTCCAACCAGCCAGAAACTGGAAGCCAGCCTGTGCCTTTGAGCATTGTGTTCCCTGCTAGCTTGGAGCCAGAAACTGAGCATGTCAACACTGCTGACGATATGAACACAGCTGAGAACAAAGGGAGACCCAAGACAGCAGTGAATAAGAAAAGGAAGCTTAACAGTCCTGCTATGAATACAAGAGCCAAGGTATCTACAACTCCAGATAGTCCTGCTATGGGTACCAGAAGCAAAAGGAAGCTTGACATTTAGTTGTTGTCTGTGGGATGACTCAAAACTCCAGATATTTTGTAACTCATGTGTATGTGCTATGGGTACCATAACCTGCATTTTGTAAGACCAAAACAGTGGTCTGTGCATGACCAAAACAATGGTCTGCTCAATGTCATGACCAAAACAATGGTCTGGTCTATGTCATGACTGGTTTGTGAAATGATGTTATTGTTTGTGAAATTTTCGTAACTGGTTTGTCAAATTTGTTGTTCTGGTTTCTGAATGAGATCTCTTTCTGAATCTGTGTTAACTTGTTTGTCAAATTTGTGGCGTCAAGGGCAAGTGAAAAATTCTGCTCCTGACGCCTGGACACAGGGGCAAAAAGGTCTTCCTATCCCTCCATTACGGGCCGTCACTCTGTAACCTGACGGAAGTGGCACACACGACCAGAAAACTTTGCGCGAAGGACTGAGGAGGGGCAGCCAAAATTTCAGTGGCAGAGAAGGAATTAGAAACTTTTATAATGGCTTGTAGGGAAAAGTCTCCTTCTCTTAAGACAGTTGCTACAGTACATCCAACCAGCGGCTATTTAAAAAAACACACTCTTCTCTGTTCCTGAACAATAGCTTTTCTAAAATTGGAATAAGTTAAACTTTTTGTGTCTAACTAAAGTTATAGAAAAAACATAAATATTTATGACACTAAATAAATACATtataaaaaatactatttatgatgtatctaatgatactaacttAA
This genomic interval carries:
- the LOC136513959 gene encoding uncharacterized protein isoform X1, which encodes MVEPEVRPAWLSDGMDPKTSYRLEIRIVATNSRCRWFSISTVVDADTTNFKDLVEDIVDKYPCGYGDIVDMFYYCGETKSNIKVSSDHDLVTMFSKNASAKTCLLTFAYHPMGTDTPVIPLWHDLAEMPNSSMQACNLAEPTPAPTQTQASTQTQASSQTATTTDDDNYLNNPEPQNEHVGVDEEGMYIELEPRTKGTDAFEEDVPVSDSEWESDSDDDDDDDDYEEDEADEMVKDKVPLSNPEIVYDKNDPPMTVGSIYENMSCFRLALATHAIRNEFEFNIEKSDPGRYRVYCSAKIDGCRWRILASTGADKTTVKVKKNPYPHDCQSTRRGGKVKCATKFWVCEKVKDWVFEDPKVSAMELQKRIKDKFKVVVPYKRVYNGKELAHSQLFGDWRSSFDNLYRFKLQIEESCPGSFVVIDHHTINNKIRFNRLFFAMKPCIDGFLQGCRPYLSVDSTFLTGKFRGQLCVACAVDGHNWMYPVAVGVIDSETNENWIWFMERLRDVIGRPPGLTFCTDCGQAVMAGVSEVFPNAEHRECMWHLVQNFKKRFHGQVFDDHLWASSYSWNSYLFEKHWSAMAAAKPAAMVYLQQNHKKLWTRSQFGVTCKIDYVTNNLAESFNNWIKGEKGRNLDDLLDTIRQKLLIKWNHRRKIARQMQDKILPHIVDKLKEQSRNLDIDVITSGDGIAELCARGGSSFRFVVNLEQRTCTCRAWQVSGLPCKHALAYITSIRGEKIEDHVDNYYSVQKFRSAYEGIIPAIPDKSMWPKSDHGFFMHPPLLKSTAGRRKTRFRGAAEGGNKGNKGRHQCPICHEYGHHWYTCKDGDPADIAAMLADRGPPKRKKKKATPASTETSIVPVPTRMVFPDLPPGTTATTEATAGNKRKTTSAGSKKSKSSSSASAASIRRSGTGSNQPETGSQPVPLSIVFPASLEPETEHVNTADDMNTAENKGRPKTAVNKKRKLNSPAMNTRAKVSTTPDSPAMGTRSKRKLDI
- the LOC136513959 gene encoding uncharacterized protein isoform X2, encoding MVEPEVRPAWLSDGMDPKTSYRLEIRIVATNSRCRWFSISTVVDADTTNFKDLVEDIVDKYPCGYGDIVDMFYYCGETKSNIKVSSDHDLVTMFSKNASAKTCLLTFAYHPMGTDTPVIPLWHDLAEMPNSSMQACNLAEPTPAPTQTQASTQTQASSQTATTTDDDNYLNNPEPQNEHVGVDEEGMYIELEPRTKGTDAFEEDVPVSDSEWESDSDDDDDDDDYEEDEADEMVKDKVPLSNPEIVYDKNDPPMTVGSIYENMSCFRLALATHAIRNEFEFNIEKSDPGRYRVYCSAKIDGCRWRILASTGADKTTVKVKKNPYPHDCQSTRRGGKVKCATKFWVCEKVKDWVFEDPKVSAMELQKRIKDKFKVVVPYKRVYNGKELAHSQLFGDWRSSFDNLYRFKLQIEESCPGSFVVIDHHTINNKIRFNRLFFAMKPCIDGFLQGCRPYLSVDSTFLTGKFRGQLCVACAVDGHNWMYPVAVGVIDSETNENWIWFMERLRDVIGRPPGLTFCTDCGQAVMAGVSEVFPNAEHRECMWHLVQNFKKRFHGQVFDDHLWASSYSWNSYLFEKHWSAMAAAKPAAMVYLQQNHKKLWTRSQFGVTCKIDYVTNNLAESFNNWIKGEKGRNLDDLLDTIRQKLLIKWNHRRKIARQMQDKILPHIVDKLKEQSRNLDIDVITSGDGIAELCARGGSSFRFVVNLEQRTCTCRAWQVSGLPCKHALAYITSIRGEKIEDHVDNYYSVQKFRSAYEGIIPAIPDKSMWPKSDHGFFMHPPLLKSTAGRRKTRFRGAAEGGNKGNKGRHQCPICHEYGHHWYTCKDGDPADIAAMLADRGPPKRKKKKATPASTETSIVPVPTRMVFPDLPPGTTATTEATAGNKRKTTSAGSKKSKSSSSASAASIRSGTGSNQPETGSQPVPLSIVFPASLEPETEHVNTADDMNTAENKGRPKTAVNKKRKLNSPAMNTRAKVSTTPDSPAMGTRSKRKLDI